GGGGAGGACTACGCCGATTTGATGGTCACGCTCCTGAGTCAGAGCTTCGACCTGGCGCTGCGGGCGGCGGCGCCGCTGCTGATTGCGCTGCTGCTCTCGACTATTGTGCTCGGCCTAATCAGCCGGACCATGCCGCAGATCAACGTGATCGTGGTCGGCTTCAGCGCCAACGCGTTGCTGACGCTCGGCCTCTGCTTCGCGACGATCGGCGGCATCGCCTGGGTCTTCCAGCAGCCGCTAGAGGACGCCCTGATCAACCTCAGCCAGACCGTGCAGTCGACCGAGTCGGCCGTCCCGTAGCCACCCAGCCGCAAAGGCTTCACGCCGCTCGAGTAGCAACCCCAGATGGCCGAGCAATCCGGCGACAAGACGTTCGACGCCACCCCGCACCGGCGCCAGCAGGCGCGCGAGAAGGGGCAGGTCGCGTACAGCCAGGACCTCGGCTCGGCCGCCCTCCTGGTCGCGGCGGCGCTGATCATGATGTCGCTCGGCGGCCGCGTCGCCGAGGCCGCCGCCAAGATGCTCCACCGCCAGCTCGGCGAGGTCGGCGTGCTGCACGCCAATCCCCAGGCGATGATCGACCAGTCGATGGAGATCGGCGCCGCGATCGGCATGACCCTGCTGCCGGTGTTCGGTTTGCTGATGCTGTCGTCGATCGCGTCGAGCGTGTTCCAGACCGGCCTGCTGTTTGTCCCCAACCGGCTGGCCCCCGATCTGTCGCGGCTCAGCCTGCTGCAGGGGGTCAAGCGGATCCTCTCGCTGCAGGGCGTGATGCGGCTGGGGTTCGGCATGTTCAAGGTGGCGATCGTCTCGACCGTGAGCACCGCGGTCGTGCTGGCGCGGTCCGAGGAGATCCTCAACGCCGGCGCGCTGTCGATCGGCGGCCTCGCCATCCTAACCGGCGACGTCGTGACGCAGTCGCTGCTGTGGGTCGGCATTGCGCTGCTGGTCCTGGCGCTGGCCGACTTCGCCTTCCAGAAATGGAAGCACGAGCAGGACCTGAAGATGACGCACCAGGAGGTCAAGGAGGAGATGAAAAACCTGCAGGGCGACCCGCAGGTGATCGCCCGGCGGAAGCAGGTGCAGCGGCAGATGGCCCTCAACCGGATGGGCCAGGAGGTGCCGCAGGCGGATGTCGTGGTGACCAACCCGACCGAGCTGGCGGTCGCCCTCCGCTACGACCCCGACCGCATGGCGGCGCCAATCGTGGTGGCCAAGGGCGCCGGCGTCATCGCCCAGCGGATCCGCCGCCTGGCGCTGGAGAACAACGTGCCGATCGTCGAGCGCAAGCCGCTCGCCCAGCTGCTCTACAAAGAGGTCAAGCTCAACCACCCCGTGCCCGACAACAGCTACGCCGCCGTCGCCGAGGTGCTGGCTTATGTCTACCAGCTGAAGGGCAAGAAGGCGCCGCAGCCGCGCGCGGCGTAGGTGACTAAGGCTCGATGTCTCGTCCCGATGTTCTTGCCCACGCCACAAGCGTTCGGCGTAGCCCGCCGCGGCTGGTATTGGAAAGAGGGAGCAACTGCTGAGGCTGGGAACAGCTCGGCGAGTTAGCGGCGGGGCTAGCTTCGGTCGGTAGGTCCAACTTCGGCATGCATGCGGCCGACCGCTTGGGGACCACTGCAAGTCGCGTCGTCTTCTGATCGTATGAAGCCCTGCCCCCCTGGTGAGGATTGAGGCAAGATCCAGCCCGCTCCGGAGATCGAAATCCAAGTGCACCCTTCAAAAGTAAGTCAATCGGGCAATGCTTCACCCCTGGTGAGGAATGGGGCATAATCTAGGCCCATTCCGAAGATCGACATCCAAATGCCCGCCGGACGCGTTAATCAAACGACTTGCCTGCTGCTCTCGCTGGTGTACCTGGCGGTTGGGCTGACTGGCGATGCGCTACATCCACTCGCAGACAAGTTAGCAACGAGCGAGGGGCATGCCGAATCGCACGGCCACAATCACCCACACGGCTATTTTCACTGCCACTCGCCAGATAACCACTGGCACTTCCACAGCGCCGCGCAGGATCAGCCGATCGGGATCGCGCAGGAAGGCCGTGTTCCCGAGGTAGCCGGCCACAACGTATTGCGTGGAGCGGGTGCAACACACCAACCGCACGCGTGCCACCTCCTGTCGCTTAGTTCTACACTCAAGATCGGGTACAACCCGTGGAGCACCCGTTTCCTAAGCCCTCGGGTCCTTTCCACGTGTCAAGACCGATCGACTCTCCGTCGGCGCCAACAGTCGCTCCGTTTGCGATTTCCTCGCGGCCCACCCTCTTTGGCTCTCGCGTAGATCCTCTCATCTTGCATTGACCGACCCTCTCGGCGCGTGCGCGCAGCGGGTCCGGGGCATTTAGATTTGGCCGAGGTGCGTTTGCATGGGCGTCCGCCGCTGCGCAATGACGCTGGTTGAGTTGCTGGTTGTCATCGCCATCATCGCTGCACTTGTGGCGTTGCTGCTTCCCGCCGTGCAGGCCGCCCGCGGGGCCGCCCGCCGGTCACAGTGCGCAAACAACATGAGGCAGCTGGGGCTGGCGATCCATCAGTACGCCTCCACTCACAAGGGGCGTTTCCCGTTGATGGCGTACCACAACCAGTCGAGCTCGCCGTCGCTGCAAGAACAGAAGTCGTGGATTAGTACGTTGTCGCCCTACGCAGAGAAAGTCGACGAGCTGCGGCTCTGCCCGGACGACCTTGAGCGGCGCGAACAGGTGTTCGACACGGCCACCAGCTACGCCATGAACGGCTACCTGCGAGAGGCTGACGACATCGACACCTCGGGCCTGCCGCCTGCCTTGGCCGCCGCTGTTGCCGCTAGGAACGACGGCCTGGTGCCTGAGCTCTACGACCTCCTGAAGACCCACGCGACGATCGTGATGTTCGAGGGGACCGCCGCCCGGTTAGGTGTGCACTACGACCACGTGCACAGCTACCTGTGGTTCGCGGAAGAGAACCTTCGCAACAAACTCGTGGTTGACGCGGTGACCGCCGAGGTGGCGACCGACCGTCACACCGGTCAAGTTGCGAACTACTTGTACGCCGATGGGCACGTGGACGCGCTCCCGGCTGAGACGATTGTCGAGTGGTGCCGTTCGGGCGAGAACTTTGCCCGACCGCCGCAGTAGCTTCTGCAACTCGACGCTCCGCGCCACGCCTGGAGCTGTGGCTCGCTATACCTCATAGATCTAACCTTGGAGATACTCCCATGAGACGATTCCACCTACAACACGCCGTCGCCTGCGTGCTCGCTGCCGCCGTTGCCGCCGGTAGTTCAACCGCCTACGGGCACGGAGGGGGCGGCGACATCGCCCTCTTCGCGACCGACGGGCAGGCGGACCTTGGCTTCGCCATCCTCGACGACGACGATGACCTGCAGGTAGTGTTCGACCCCGACGAAAATGTCTTCCTCTCGGTTCTACTTCCGCAGGCGCCTAATCCGGTCGTCCCTTGGGATTTTGGGTCGCCCGAGCCGGGGCTCGACGCGAACGAGGGCTCGCTGCCGCCAAGCGCCGAGATCGTTATGAACCTGATCGAGCTACAGTACTGGAATGGCGCCGGGCCGATGAGTTTCTCGTCACTTACCGGAGTCAGCGGCGGGGTTGCGCCCCAGCCGCTGCAGTCGTTCCCCGACGGCGGGTTCCATTCCCACCCGCTCTTTGGAGTTGAGGGAGCAGGCGCCGCGCCGCCGGCAGGCGTCTACGTCGGCAAACTGACCGTGAGCGTCGAAGGGCTGAGCGACTCGGACCCCTACTACATGGTCTCGCTAATCTCGGACAGCGTCACCGCAATCACCGACGAGGACCACCGCATCGAAGCCGCAGAGGCCATCGGTGCGCTGGTCCGCAACTACGCCGCGGATCCACTCGCTAGCCCAACTCCTGTCTACGAAGGGGTGGACTTCACCTACTACGCCGAGGCGGTGATGCACGTGCGCGGCATGGCGTCCGTTCCGGAGCCGGCTAGTGGCGTACTAGTCGCGCTCTGCCTGGCGTTCGGCGCCGCGGCCCGCGTTCAGCGAAGCTCGTTCTAGCTACCCCTAAGCCGAGTAACGCACCGCCGGGGTCCGCCCCGGCGGTGTTCTCGGCGCTTCCCAAGGCATGTTCCTATGACGCACCGAATCGCAAGAGTAGCGCTCCCGCTGCTCATCTGCGCCACGCTACTGTGCCACTCCGCAATGGCGCACAAGGGCGGCATCATTGTGCAGCAGATCGATGGCCGCTTGGTTACCGGCTACGACGACGAGACAAGCGGTTTGCAGACCATCGGCGACCGCGCGTTCGCGTTGCTTTTCCCTTCCTCCCTCGCAAACGACGTCCCATCGTTCTTGTCGTTCGCGCAGGCCCCAAGCGGTAGTGCGTCGCTGCCGGTGGGGTCGAACCTCTACTGGGACTTCCTGCCTATGCACTTCGACGGAGTGACATCAAACCTGATGTTTTGGGACGCATCGGGCGGTCAACCCGAAGACGTTCACTTCTCGCCAGCGCCGCAAACCGACACCACACTGACGTTGTACACGCAGGGATTTACGGATAACGCCAGCGTCGACGGCGCCGCGGCGATGGTGCGGGGCAAGCGGCTGGGGGTCACCACCGCCGACAACCTTGCCCTGCACGCCCACCGATGGTTCTTTATGGACTCGCAGACATCGACCCCCGAGGGCATCTACCTCATTGCGATGCAGGTGAGGGCAGACGGGTTCGCCAGCTCGGAGCCGTTCTTCGTCGCCGCGGCCACGAGTTCAATCCCCGCGAGCGTACTGGACGATGTCGCCCTGCCCTGGGTAGCCGAGCACGTCGACGATCTGCTGCTCGAGGGCGACTTCAACTTCGACGGCGAGGTTGATTCGTGGGACTACATGCTCTGGCGCCAGCAGTTCGGATCATCGGGCGACTTCGCCATCGGCAACGGCAGCGCCAATGGGAACTACGACGGCGTCGTCGACGCAGCAGACTACACCGTGTGGCGGGATCAGATGGCGAACGTCGCATTGCTGGTGAGCTATTCGACGCCCGAGCCGACAGGCGTTGCGTTGCTTGTTCTCGCTGCGTTCGTTTGCACCGCGCCCGCACGTCGTTTGAATCATTGAGGCGCCCGACACCTCTTCTGAGGCTCGCGCTCGTTCAGCTGGCTGTGTCAAGTGGCCGCCGATTCTCCCCTCACAAGGGGGTAGTAGACTAGCTTGTGACAAGAATTGCGGATGTTCCAGCCGACAGCCCGACCGTCGATTCGATGCGGTTCGCTGCAGCGAATAACGATAACCTTTCCCGGAGCGTGTCGATCAGCTGTTGAAATACTGAATCAACGCATCGCTCGGATGGGCGAGAGCGTCCCAATTCACATCGGTTGCATCGTCCGCTGCGCCGGAGAGAATCCCCGACCCCGCTGAGGTTGTCACAACCGCAACTGGCGTCTCCGTGCCTCAAGCTCCCAACCGGCGCCGCACGTTTCAGCGACGGTTGCCCTTCAACGGGCGGCGCCTCTCAGGCCCGCGGCGCTGACCTGCGGCAGGCAAGCAAGTTCGAGGCGCCAGTAGTAATGGCGCCGAGCAACCCCTGATTCTTTAAGAAGTCCGCCCCGGCCCGTGGTAGACTAAGGGGTTCGCCGGTTGGCTCGTGGGCGTGATGGGCTGAGCTTGCGTAGGGTGGGACGCGATTAGTGGGGCCAGAGTCTTGTGGGTTCGCGTGGTGCTTGGACAGAACTCCCAGGCGCGTCCACAGCGGCGAATCCGCAACCCGCTACCAGGAAAGGAGTTGTGGCAATTCCTTGATGACGGGCGTGGGGGTTTTGTCCCCTTCGGTCGAATAATCGGACTAAACAGTCGCCGCGACTCGCTCAGGCCGCCCGGCGGACGTCGTCGAACAGCCGCTCGAGTCCGCGGCGGCTTTTGCCCCAGTCGAAGTACTGCCCCTCGATCTTAGTCGCCGCCGTGACCAGGCTGCCGCCGTTAGCCGCCGACACCGTAATCAGCAGCTTGCCAGCCAGGGCCCAAATGTCAGACGGGAAGGTCGCCACCAGGGTGCACGCGTCGTCCCCCTGCTCGACGGCCTCGAGCTCCTGGCCACGCTCGGCAAGGGAACAAAGCACGCGCACGATAACCTCGCCGGGTGGGATTGCGACCGCCTGCTGCTGCTCCTTGCCGGTCTTCACGCCCCAGCGGGCGTACATCGGCTGTACCAGGCCAGCGAGCTTATCGAGCGGCACCGGGATCGACATGACCGTCGCGGCGACCGAAAGGAACTCCTCGCCCGACATGCGTTTGGAACTGCGGGCGGAGCTCGCCTGGATACGGGCGCGGACCTCGGGGACCGAGGCGATGCGATCGAATTTGATTTCCTGCCGCCAGCTAGCGTCGGCCGGGGCCGGCGCGGGCCCGGCCAGGGGCTGGCCACAACTTGCGCAGAACTTGTTCTCCGCGGGCTGGCCGCAGTGCGAACAGAACTTCTGCGCGGGTGTTTGATTGGCGAATGAGAGCGGGTCACGGTCCATGCTAGCGTCCTCGCTGCGGTCGGTCGGCGTCCGCTTACCTAGATCGGTTGTGGACTGCGTGCAACTGCAACGAGAGCCGGTAGCCCCCAGGAGAACTAGTCGACGATCACCGTGCCGGACTGCGCGGTCAGGGCCCGGAACGCGTCGGCCAGGCGGGCGCACATCGGACCCGGTTCGCCATCGCCGATGGGGCAGCCGTCGATCGCCAGCACCGGGGCCAGCTCGCCCATGGTGCCGGTGCAGAACACCTCGTCGGCGCGGAGGAATTCGGGGACGCTGATGTCGCGGACCTCGGCGGGGATGGAGAGCTGATCGCACAGCTCGAGGACCACCGAGCGGGTGATCCCCTCCGGGCAGGCGACCGTCCGCGGGGTCAGCACGCGGCCGGCGTCGACGGCGAACAGGTGGGTGGCGTTCGTTTCGGCGACGAAGCCACGCGGGTCGAGCATCAGGGCGTCGTCGGCCCCGGCGGCCGTGGCGTGGATCTTGGCGAGGATTGAGTTGAGGAGGTTGTTGTGGTGGATCTTGGGGTCGAGCACGTCGGGCGCCGGGCGGCGGTACGAGGAGGTCGCCAGCTTGACGCCCGACTTGTCGTACACGGGCGGCTTGAACTCGGCGAGCACGATCAGGGTCGGGCCCGCCTGGTTGAGCCGCGGGTCCATGCCGCTGGTGATCTTCACCCCGCGGGTCAGCGTGAGCCGGATGTGCACGCCGTCGCGCATGTTGTTGGCTTCGAGCGTGCGGCGGATCTCGCTCGTGATGTGCTCGTGCGTGGGGATCTCGCGGAAGGCGAGCGCCTTGGCGGAGTGGGCCAGGCGGTCGAGGTGCTCCTCGAGCCGGAAGATCCGCCCGTCGTACAGCCTAAGCCCCTCCCACACCGCGTCCCCACCTTGGACGACCGAGTCGAACGGGCTGACGCCGGCCTGGTCGCGGTGCTTGAGGTCGCCGTTGATGTTGATGATCAGGTCGGCGTTTCGCTCGTCGTACTTCTGCAGCATGGGGTCGTGCGGGTTCGTGGCGGGGATTGTTTAGCAGCCGGCGGTGGGGCAGGTCAGCTTCGCGGCGGCGAGCTGGTCGTAGATTTCTTGGCACTGCTTGAGAAGGTCCTGCATTTCCGCAGGCAGATCGCCCTCGCGGGGGCGGTGCGTGTCGAAACCGGTCGACTTCCAGACGTTGTCGTACCAGTGCTTGGCCCACACGCCGTCGGTGTCGTGGGGACCGGGCCGCCAGCTCAGCATCGCGGGGTCGAACGGCACGCCGACCCGCTCGCACACCTGGCGGAGCATCGCCTCGGGGTTCTGCAGCAGGTCCCGGCTGTCGATCACCACCGGCGGATGGCCGGTGCGGTCGAGCTCGCGTTGGAAAAGCAGGAGCTGCTGGGGCAGGCCTGTTTCCTCGAGCGAGGGAGACTCGAACACCTTGGTCAGCGACAGCAGCATCTCGCGCGGGTCGCGGATCAAGAGCAGGTTGGTGAGTTGGTCGGTCCACTCGACCGGCATGCCGGGCAGCAGGTGGTGGGCCATGTG
This Posidoniimonas polymericola DNA region includes the following protein-coding sequences:
- a CDS encoding sulfotransferase codes for the protein MQTTKYPSGDPETQPAAPHRIAMWSGPRNISTALMRSWGARQDTVVCDEPLYAYYLLQTGITHHPGWQEVVEVHEGQLPEVLAWLTGPTPAGKSIFYQKHMAHHLLPGMPVEWTDQLTNLLLIRDPREMLLSLTKVFESPSLEETGLPQQLLLFQRELDRTGHPPVVIDSRDLLQNPEAMLRQVCERVGVPFDPAMLSWRPGPHDTDGVWAKHWYDNVWKSTGFDTHRPREGDLPAEMQDLLKQCQEIYDQLAAAKLTCPTAGC
- a CDS encoding aminotransferase class IV; translation: MLQKYDERNADLIININGDLKHRDQAGVSPFDSVVQGGDAVWEGLRLYDGRIFRLEEHLDRLAHSAKALAFREIPTHEHITSEIRRTLEANNMRDGVHIRLTLTRGVKITSGMDPRLNQAGPTLIVLAEFKPPVYDKSGVKLATSSYRRPAPDVLDPKIHHNNLLNSILAKIHATAAGADDALMLDPRGFVAETNATHLFAVDAGRVLTPRTVACPEGITRSVVLELCDQLSIPAEVRDISVPEFLRADEVFCTGTMGELAPVLAIDGCPIGDGEPGPMCARLADAFRALTAQSGTVIVD
- the flhB gene encoding flagellar biosynthesis protein FlhB, which codes for MAEQSGDKTFDATPHRRQQAREKGQVAYSQDLGSAALLVAAALIMMSLGGRVAEAAAKMLHRQLGEVGVLHANPQAMIDQSMEIGAAIGMTLLPVFGLLMLSSIASSVFQTGLLFVPNRLAPDLSRLSLLQGVKRILSLQGVMRLGFGMFKVAIVSTVSTAVVLARSEEILNAGALSIGGLAILTGDVVTQSLLWVGIALLVLALADFAFQKWKHEQDLKMTHQEVKEEMKNLQGDPQVIARRKQVQRQMALNRMGQEVPQADVVVTNPTELAVALRYDPDRMAAPIVVAKGAGVIAQRIRRLALENNVPIVERKPLAQLLYKEVKLNHPVPDNSYAAVAEVLAYVYQLKGKKAPQPRAA